A stretch of DNA from Sugiyamaella lignohabitans strain CBS 10342 chromosome B, complete sequence:
CTTGTCGTAGAGATAGATTCCATAAATATCTCGTTATCTTCATTCATTTGTTCGTAATCAAGGTCGTTAAGTGGGCCAGTCGAATCCCAGTCTCTATTGAACTCGGAAAACGGTCCAAATTGATAATCTTCTGCCCAGATGTCTTCTTTTAATCGCTTACTTCTCTCACGGTCCTCATCCATTCTGCGGAGAATTTCGTTTCGAGATAAGTTGTGACCTGGAATAATCGGCTTCGGCGATGACGTTGTTCTTTTGTCATCTCCAGTGAAGCTGTCATCAGCATTTTCGACCACGGGACTGGTCCTAACACTGTCAGATTGGAGAGAATGCTCACGGGTCATTCTGGATGAGCTTTGGCCAACAGTAACAGTAGGCAGAGGTGCTTCTAAAAGATCAGTCCGAgattttaatattatcatcGCTCTCTCCTGAACTTTTCCGTCTACGGGAGCTTTGCCCTTAGATAGAATACTGGCCACAATTGAGCGGCTAGGTGATAAATTTACCAGTCCCACCTGAGTCTCTGGAACCACCTTGTCAATAATTGTATCAAGGTCCCTGGCTATCCAGTGCTGAAATTGAGTTGCTTGTCGTGCTGAACAGCCACACACAATCATTtctagaaaataaaaaatgttCAGTTTTACATTGAGTGATGACTTATCAAGTTCTTCCAAGGTACACGAGTATAAGTCTTCCATCAAATCAGTATTCTGTAGCAGAAATTGTAGTGCATTTTCATTCGCTTCATTGCTGGCATTAAGCCTCTGAAGAGTCTTGATAAATTGGAGCCGGGCTTCAAAGGGGTCCATTGTATCTCTCTTATATCCTACTCGATTAATCAAGATTCGCGAATCGCGCTTTAATATGCGGCGCAATTAAACTGAACTTCACTTTATTATTAGCTCGCTACGTTCAGTCACGCTTGCAGCATTGACTAAACCAGAGGAATTACCATTGTAACCTGACTCAAAAAGGCAAAAGCTCATTAATCCAAGCCGGAATAGAAGTATAACTCAATTACATATATTCAAcagaaaatatttaatatttatagaGATGCCATGTTGTTTACCCTAGTCAACACATCTCGGAAATAGTCAGGGTTAGGGCGACTCACAATTTTTTCACTACTGGTACAAATCCTATCATAGCATCCTAACCTTTCCCTCTTACATCACACTTGTAGGGAAAAAACTAAATCAAAAATGCCTAAGAACAAGGGTAAAGGAGGAAAGAACCGTCGTAGAGGAAAGAATGAGAACGACTCTATTAAGAGAGAGTTGACTCTCAAGGAGGAAGGACAAGAGTATGCCCAAGTCACAAAGATGCTGGGTAACGGAAGGTTGGATGCTAGTTGTTTCGATGGCGTCCGCCGCTTGGCCCATATCCGTGGTAAGATGAGAAAGAAGGTCTGGGTTGCTCAAGGAGATATCATTTTAATTTCTTTAAGAGATTTCCAAGATGACCAAGCTGATGTGATCTTGAAGTACCACCCCGATGAGGCTCGTGCCTTGAAGGCCCAAGGTGAGCTACCTGAAAGTGCACGTATCAACGAAGCCGACAGATTCGGCCAAGGTTCTGATGAAGAATGTAACTTTGAATTCgataatgatgacgatgatgacgaagaagatgaggaagatggCCAGCTTGATATCGATGATATCTAAATGTGGTTTTTCGCCAGAGTTTGGGGcagatttttttattccttGACTGAGCCAGTTTTGTTCATATTACCaaattttgttgatatagAGATATGATGGTATTTACAAACGAAGCTGACCGTTGCAACCATCACATCAGTGTATTAAAACACAAATAAAAGTGATGTGGATGAACGTTT
This window harbors:
- a CDS encoding C-terminal domain kinase I (CTDK-I) gamma subunit (predicted), yielding MDPFEARLQFIKTLQRLNASNEANENALQFLLQNTDLMEDLYSCTLEELDKSSLNVKLNIFYFLEMIVCGCSARQATQFQHWIARDLDTIIDKVVPETQVGLVNLSPSRSIVASILSKGKAPVDGKVQERAMIILKSRTDLLEAPLPTVTVGQSSSRMTREHSLQSDSVRTSPVVENADDSFTGDDKRTTSSPKPIIPGHNLSRNEILRRMDEDRERSKRLKEDIWAEDYQFGPFSEFNRDWDSTGPLNDLDYEQMNEDNEIFMESISTTSVHAI
- the TIF11 gene encoding Tif11p (Translation initiation factor eIF1A; essential protein that forms a complex with Sui1p (eIF1) and the 40S ribosomal subunit and scans for the start codon; C-terminus associates with Fun12p (eIF5B); N terminus interacts with eIF2 and eIF3; GO_component: GO:0016282 - eukaryotic 43S preinitiation complex [Evidence IDA] [PMID 16380131]; GO_component: GO:0033290 - eukaryotic 48S preinitiation complex [Evidence IDA] [PMID 17242201]; GO_function: GO:0003723 - RNA binding [Evidence IEA]; GO_function: GO:0003725 - double-stranded RNA binding [Evidence IDA] [PMID 17673174]; GO_function: GO:0043024 - ribosomal small subunit binding [Evidence IDA] [PMID 17434125]; GO_function: GO:0003743 - translation initiation factor activity [Evidence IEA,IEA]; GO_function: GO:0003743 - translation initiation factor activity [Evidence IDA] [PMID 12008673]; GO_function: GO:0031369 - translation initiation factor binding [Evidence IDA,IPI] [PMID 10982835]; GO_process: GO:0001732 - formation of translation initiation complex [Evidence IMP] [PMID 16461768]; GO_process: GO:0001732 - formation of translation initiation complex [Evidence IGI] [PMID 17242201]; GO_process: GO:0001731 - formation of translation preinitiation complex [Evidence IDA] [PMID 12008673]; GO_process: GO:0001731 - formation of translation preinitiation complex [Evidence IMP] [PMID 12514125]; GO_process: GO:0001731 - formation of translation preinitiation complex [Evidence IDA] [PMID 15664195]; GO_process: GO:0001731 - formation of translation preinitiation complex [Evidence IMP] [PMID 15838098]; GO_process: GO:0001731 - formation of translation preinitiation complex [Evidence IDA] [PMID 17434125]; GO_process: GO:0006412 - translation [Evidence IEA]; GO_process: GO:0006413 - translational initiation [Evidence IEA,IEA]), whose translation is MPKNKGKGGKNRRRGKNENDSIKRELTLKEEGQEYAQVTKMLGNGRLDASCFDGVRRLAHIRGKMRKKVWVAQGDIILISLRDFQDDQADVILKYHPDEARALKAQGELPESARINEADRFGQGSDEECNFEFDNDDDDDEEDEEDGQLDIDDI